From the genome of Lentimonas sp. CC4, one region includes:
- a CDS encoding LacI family DNA-binding transcriptional regulator translates to MKTQSVSMKQIAERAGVSMMTVSRVLRNESNVAVNTEKLIRSIADELGYKPNRLVRGMQSGRSGIVSFVVPAGHAIAPTILEGAYDYLHEKDMIMALDLVHGHVGERAVAEQSKVMNRLLESRVDGFILLPVNDEASPIYFKEVVDRKIPLVMVDRQPSGFSADFVGTDDYAGGFEAARVLAGNGCKSTVLISTGDHVSTSRIRSEGFRDGVKKFGMKLIGDIAAPDIGHNTELLDAELKKLKGQFDGIFAIADRMAISAWHSCKALKLSISGKVKIVGFGALNLRDPRVAISSFDQQPYQIGQNAAKLLVERIEKGPSARRPKSKSILNTPIFIEGTSCPAI, encoded by the coding sequence ATGAAAACACAATCTGTAAGCATGAAGCAAATCGCTGAGCGCGCGGGAGTCTCTATGATGACCGTGTCTCGTGTCTTGCGTAATGAGTCGAATGTCGCGGTAAACACTGAAAAATTAATTCGTTCGATTGCAGATGAGTTGGGCTATAAGCCGAACCGCTTGGTGCGTGGCATGCAGAGCGGGCGCAGTGGCATCGTGAGTTTCGTGGTGCCAGCTGGACATGCGATTGCACCAACCATCTTGGAAGGTGCGTATGATTATTTACACGAGAAAGACATGATCATGGCACTTGATCTAGTGCATGGCCATGTGGGTGAAAGGGCAGTAGCGGAGCAGAGCAAGGTGATGAACCGTCTGCTGGAGAGTCGTGTGGATGGCTTTATCCTTCTTCCAGTCAACGATGAGGCTAGCCCCATTTATTTCAAAGAGGTCGTAGATCGTAAGATTCCTTTGGTTATGGTGGACCGTCAGCCTTCTGGTTTTTCGGCTGATTTCGTCGGCACCGATGATTACGCGGGTGGCTTCGAGGCGGCACGTGTGCTTGCTGGCAATGGCTGTAAGTCGACCGTCCTGATCTCTACGGGAGATCATGTTAGCACGAGCCGCATTCGTTCGGAGGGCTTTCGTGATGGTGTCAAAAAATTCGGAATGAAGCTAATCGGTGACATTGCTGCTCCAGACATTGGGCATAACACTGAGCTGCTGGATGCTGAACTGAAGAAGTTAAAGGGGCAGTTTGATGGTATCTTTGCGATTGCCGACCGTATGGCGATCAGTGCATGGCACAGTTGTAAGGCATTGAAGCTCTCGATCTCAGGTAAGGTGAAGATTGTCGGTTTCGGTGCGTTGAATCTACGCGACCCTCGTGTCGCAATTTCGAGCTTTGATCAGCAGCCGTATCAGATCGGTCAAAATGCGGCGAAGCTTCTAGTGGAACGTATTGAAAAAGGTCCGAGTGCGCGCCGCCCGAAATCGAAATCGATCTTGAATACGCCGATCTTTATCGAAGGCACGTCGTGCCCTGCTATTTAG
- a CDS encoding sulfatase-like hydrolase/transferase: protein MTRPNIIHILVDDLGYGDFSYFNNGLSETPCLDQLIKESLCLDQHYTSSPVCNPSRASLLTGRYPQRTGSIDTLEWRGLERMDLSETTIADILGKAGYRTGLIGKWHLGAFDPRYKPENRGFDEAICFRGGMHDYYDWRLESGNKIIRTDGRYLTEFWTDEAIDFLKRSPQDPFYLHLTYNAPHTPLQAPEEDMAVFRNREDLSEAVKTLYAMVRNLDRNVGRLLEQLETQGLRDNTLVIFSSDNGPQFGCEAGSSLDRFNCQLHGSKGSTYEGGIRVPAIIRWPDGLDPATADTDGFFHMCDWLPTILGFAGIDTPHGLKLDGVDQSSILRGNAPRYDPLRCWQWNRYEPRLEYNAAIRDGDWKLVRPYLPEAFEVPDIKWLHVSMYEPEYFIKNGIITDPAPHVEIPAPPPVELYNIKNDPLEQHNLAEAQPQQVQRMDRELSKWFEDVCKDLAKTRRE, encoded by the coding sequence ATGACACGGCCCAACATCATCCACATCCTAGTCGACGACCTCGGCTATGGCGACTTTAGCTATTTCAACAACGGCCTGAGCGAAACTCCATGCTTAGACCAACTCATCAAAGAAAGCTTGTGCCTCGACCAGCACTACACCAGTTCCCCAGTCTGCAACCCGTCCCGCGCATCCCTACTCACGGGGCGCTACCCGCAGCGCACGGGCTCGATCGATACCCTTGAGTGGCGCGGCCTTGAGCGAATGGATCTTAGCGAAACGACAATTGCCGACATTCTCGGTAAAGCCGGCTACCGCACAGGCCTCATTGGAAAATGGCATCTAGGCGCTTTCGATCCACGTTATAAGCCTGAAAATCGTGGCTTCGATGAGGCGATCTGCTTTCGCGGCGGCATGCACGACTACTATGATTGGCGACTAGAGTCGGGCAACAAAATCATCCGAACTGATGGACGTTACCTCACCGAATTCTGGACGGATGAGGCCATCGACTTTCTCAAGCGCAGCCCGCAAGACCCCTTCTATTTACACCTCACCTATAATGCGCCGCACACTCCCCTGCAAGCGCCAGAGGAAGATATGGCGGTATTTCGCAACCGCGAAGACCTAAGTGAAGCGGTCAAAACGCTCTACGCCATGGTGCGCAACCTAGACCGCAATGTCGGTCGCTTACTGGAGCAACTCGAGACGCAAGGTCTACGTGACAACACATTGGTCATTTTCTCTAGCGACAACGGTCCGCAATTTGGCTGCGAGGCAGGTTCATCGCTGGACCGCTTCAACTGCCAACTACACGGCTCCAAAGGCTCCACCTACGAAGGTGGCATTCGCGTGCCAGCAATCATCCGCTGGCCCGACGGCCTAGATCCGGCCACCGCAGATACCGATGGATTCTTCCACATGTGCGACTGGTTGCCGACGATCTTAGGTTTTGCAGGTATCGACACACCGCACGGCCTGAAGCTCGACGGAGTGGACCAATCGAGCATCCTGCGCGGCAATGCGCCCCGCTACGATCCACTGCGTTGCTGGCAGTGGAACCGCTACGAACCGCGCCTCGAATACAATGCAGCAATCCGGGATGGCGACTGGAAGCTCGTGCGCCCTTACCTGCCCGAAGCCTTTGAAGTGCCAGACATCAAATGGCTGCATGTCTCTATGTATGAGCCAGAATACTTTATTAAGAACGGCATCATCACTGACCCCGCACCACACGTGGAGATACCAGCTCCACCGCCGGTCGAACTCTACAACATCAAAAACGACCCACTGGAGCAGCACAATCTCGCAGAGGCGCAACCGCAACAAGTGCAACGCATGGATCGCGAGCTCAGCAAATGGTTTGAAGACGTTTGCAAGGATCTAGCAAAGACCCGTCGAGAATAA
- a CDS encoding helix-turn-helix transcriptional regulator, which translates to MSFLSASQIIQGIAERVRTERVRCHYTQAELAKRSGVPLSTYKRFEREGQIALESLAKVAIALRMEAELNGLFERTAATFESLDAVERALGSQPNKPRRVRHTSK; encoded by the coding sequence ATGAGTTTTCTATCAGCATCACAAATCATCCAAGGCATCGCAGAGCGCGTGCGAACAGAGCGCGTGCGTTGCCATTACACGCAGGCAGAACTGGCGAAGCGTTCAGGCGTGCCGCTGAGCACTTATAAGCGCTTTGAGCGAGAAGGTCAGATTGCGCTGGAGTCTTTGGCAAAAGTCGCAATCGCACTGCGCATGGAAGCGGAACTCAACGGACTGTTCGAACGAACAGCAGCGACATTTGAGAGCCTAGACGCCGTCGAGCGCGCCTTAGGCAGTCAACCCAACAAACCTCGACGCGTGCGGCATACATCCAAATGA